A single genomic interval of Saccharothrix saharensis harbors:
- the prcB gene encoding proteasome subunit beta has translation MDHSSTGHYPAASLPPAYLRPGSSSFTDFLRAQAPELLPSSRHLPEGSAVQAPHGTTIVALTFKGGVVIAGDRRATMGNVIAQRDMKKVFITDDYSAVGIAGTAGIAVEIVRLYAVELRHYEKIEGVSLSLDGKANRLSAMIKGNLDAALAGLAVVPLFAGFDTAAPDPDRAGRIISYDVTGGRYEESQGYQAVGSGSLFAKSAMKKLYDPDADAEAAARTAIEALYDAADDDSGTGGPDVIRKIYPVVVTITADGAVHLPDADTAALAESVVEGRKARPAG, from the coding sequence ATGGACCACAGCTCGACCGGGCACTACCCGGCCGCGTCGCTGCCCCCGGCCTACCTCAGGCCGGGGTCGTCGTCGTTCACCGATTTCCTCCGCGCCCAGGCTCCCGAACTGCTGCCGTCGAGCCGCCACCTGCCCGAGGGCAGCGCGGTGCAGGCTCCGCACGGCACGACCATCGTCGCCCTCACCTTCAAGGGCGGCGTGGTCATCGCGGGCGACCGGCGCGCCACGATGGGCAACGTGATCGCCCAGCGCGACATGAAGAAGGTGTTCATCACCGACGACTACTCGGCGGTGGGCATCGCGGGCACGGCGGGCATCGCGGTCGAGATCGTCCGGCTCTACGCGGTCGAGCTCCGGCACTACGAGAAGATCGAGGGCGTCTCGCTGTCGCTGGACGGCAAGGCGAACCGGCTCTCCGCGATGATCAAGGGCAACCTCGACGCGGCGCTCGCGGGCCTCGCGGTCGTGCCGCTGTTCGCGGGCTTCGACACCGCCGCGCCCGACCCGGACCGCGCGGGCCGCATCATCTCCTACGACGTGACCGGCGGCCGGTACGAGGAGTCGCAGGGCTACCAGGCCGTGGGCTCGGGCTCGCTGTTCGCGAAGTCGGCGATGAAGAAGCTCTACGACCCGGACGCGGACGCCGAGGCCGCCGCCAGGACGGCGATCGAGGCGCTGTACGACGCGGCGGACGACGACTCGGGCACCGGCGGCCCGGATGTGATCCGCAAGATCTACCCGGTCGTGGTGACGATCACCGCCGACGGGGCGGTCCACCTGCCCGACGCCGACACCGCCGCGTTGGCCGAGTCGGTCGTCGAGGGCCGCAAGGCCAGGCCGGCGGGCTGA
- the dop gene encoding depupylase/deamidase Dop, with translation MRRIMGTEVEYGISVPGDATANPVLTSTQVVLAYAAAADIPRARRARWDYEVESPLRDARGFDLGTPGGHPGDSDVEDLGAANVILTNGARLYVDHAHPEYSAPEVTNARDAVIWDKAGERVMEEAAMRAATVPGQPRLQLYKNNVDGKGASYGTHENYLMQRSTPFTAVIAGLTPFFVSRQVVVGSGRVGIGAAGEEAGYQLSQRSDYIEVEVGLETTLKRGIINTRDEPHADADKYRRLHVIIGDANLAEYSTYIKCGSTSLVLDMIEAGRRFDDLRLQEPVRAVHQISHDPTLKTKVELSNGRKFTGLDLQFAYYERASAFVEQEGYGDRDVLRVWGEVLDALARDPQECADRLDWVAKLRLLEGYRSRDGLAWGSPRLSLVDLQYSDVRLDKGLYNRLVARGSMKRLVSEEEVRAAILAPPEDTRAYFRGRCLERYPTSVAAASWDSVIFDLGRESLVRIPTLEPLRGTKAHVGALLEASDTAEQLVEALTRG, from the coding sequence ATGCGGCGGATCATGGGAACCGAAGTCGAGTACGGCATCTCGGTGCCGGGTGACGCGACGGCGAACCCGGTGCTCACCTCGACACAGGTCGTGCTGGCCTACGCGGCGGCCGCCGACATACCGCGGGCGCGCCGGGCGCGCTGGGACTACGAGGTCGAATCGCCGTTGCGCGACGCGCGCGGCTTCGACCTCGGCACCCCCGGCGGCCACCCGGGCGACAGCGATGTCGAGGACCTGGGCGCGGCCAACGTCATCCTCACCAACGGCGCGCGCCTCTACGTGGACCACGCGCACCCCGAGTACTCCGCGCCCGAGGTCACCAACGCCCGCGACGCGGTGATCTGGGACAAGGCGGGGGAGCGGGTGATGGAGGAGGCCGCGATGCGCGCCGCCACCGTCCCCGGCCAGCCCCGCCTGCAGCTCTACAAGAACAACGTCGACGGCAAGGGCGCCAGCTACGGCACCCACGAGAACTACCTGATGCAGCGCAGCACGCCGTTCACCGCGGTGATCGCCGGGCTGACGCCGTTCTTCGTGTCGCGGCAGGTCGTCGTCGGCTCCGGCCGCGTCGGCATCGGCGCGGCGGGCGAGGAGGCCGGCTACCAGCTGTCCCAGCGCTCGGACTACATCGAGGTCGAGGTCGGCCTGGAGACCACGCTCAAGCGCGGCATCATCAACACCCGCGACGAGCCGCACGCCGACGCGGACAAGTACCGCAGGCTGCACGTCATCATCGGCGACGCGAACCTGGCCGAGTACTCCACCTACATCAAGTGCGGCTCGACGTCGCTGGTGCTCGACATGATCGAGGCCGGCCGCCGGTTCGACGACCTGCGCCTGCAGGAGCCGGTCCGGGCGGTGCACCAGATCAGCCACGACCCGACGCTCAAGACCAAGGTCGAGCTGTCCAACGGCCGCAAGTTCACCGGCCTGGACCTCCAGTTCGCCTACTACGAGCGCGCCTCGGCGTTCGTGGAGCAGGAGGGCTACGGCGACCGGGACGTGCTGCGGGTGTGGGGCGAGGTGCTCGACGCGCTGGCCCGCGACCCGCAGGAGTGCGCCGACCGCCTCGACTGGGTGGCGAAACTGCGGTTGCTCGAAGGGTATCGGTCCCGGGACGGCCTCGCCTGGGGCTCGCCCCGGCTGTCCCTGGTCGACCTGCAGTACTCCGACGTGCGGCTGGACAAGGGCCTCTACAACCGGCTGGTGGCCCGCGGCTCGATGAAGCGCCTGGTCAGCGAGGAGGAGGTGCGGGCGGCGATCCTCGCGCCGCCGGAGGACACGCGCGCCTACTTCCGCGGCCGGTGCCTGGAGCGCTACCCCACTTCGGTGGCCGCCGCCTCGTGGGATTCGGTGATCTTCGACCTCGGTCGGGAGTCACTCGTCCGGATCCCCACCCTGGAACCGCTGCGCGGCACGAAAGCGCACGTCGGAGCCCTGCTGGAGGCCTCGGACACGGCCGAGCAGCTGGTGGAGGCGCTCACCAGGGGCTGA
- a CDS encoding FtsX-like permease family protein gives MPTSLRLAVAEVRDRPGRAVLPGVALVVGIACLLAALMLSDAMVRATDEGAPTVPAGVDLVVRPPVYGGADLDQATADRVAHVAGVTAAQPIREVRADLLLDGGRAGDRRATADIEPDRADLHRVPILEGRSPGPDGEIAIDRVTAYEHGLKPGASIRMADAAGEPIDVVVRGITKRGSVGEEPVIVVGEALAARLGGTPRVEAIYVVGGDRAAVAQVVGEGQRVDTRAAIAAEPSDRSLAAVLLPFSILALATSVFVASATYRAVYAQRRRHTALLRCLGAHRGPLVWANLLEALVTGVVAGLVGAVLGGSVAWLLARLFDATGLSSILGAVELSPALLPTVGQTVIGVVTAATLSAFAAVRPALAAARVSPLAALRTSEGQTPDRAVVRRRRIFGIVLVAAAGVMGALAVLAQGSLAAIFLVLFSGITAVFGLFGVLGPVVVPALGRIFGSVASRFGGAQWKLAAAEVRRVPQRSASVAMPLLLAAAMVTFFAVTVGSAQRMEDEFSNEPQPDAVVADSGGRALDGGVGAAANRPEAATTVVVHGVEADQTDAEGHTFPTQVVGADPEPMREWLTRQNVDARDFGPGTVMLDEWYAERFGAQLGRPFTVPGLPGGPRTATFVGTFTGSMLDDADVVLADPDLGPATKVLVAFAPGADPAAYQAGVRAALADSPTVLVKTKAETSAQNQRYLDLGIVLLMVLLGLSVAVAVTGIGTALTISVQERRKELALRRALGVTKGGLQGGVVAEAVLLSLVGVLGGGVFGLVYAELTLAAVGVLVWPTAAVAPLLVGGAGVVVLAVLAAFGPARGASRIRPAAGLAAG, from the coding sequence GTGCCCACATCCCTGCGGCTCGCGGTCGCCGAGGTCCGCGACCGGCCCGGCCGCGCCGTGCTGCCCGGTGTCGCCCTGGTCGTCGGCATCGCGTGCCTGCTGGCCGCCCTGATGCTCAGCGACGCCATGGTCCGCGCCACCGACGAGGGCGCGCCCACCGTGCCCGCCGGCGTCGACCTCGTCGTCCGCCCGCCCGTGTACGGCGGCGCGGACCTCGACCAGGCGACCGCCGACCGGGTGGCGCACGTCGCCGGTGTGACGGCGGCGCAGCCGATCCGCGAGGTCCGCGCCGACCTCCTGCTCGACGGCGGCCGGGCGGGCGACCGCCGGGCCACCGCGGACATCGAGCCGGACCGCGCGGACCTGCACCGCGTGCCGATCCTGGAGGGCCGCTCGCCCGGACCGGACGGCGAGATCGCGATCGACCGGGTCACCGCCTACGAGCACGGCCTCAAGCCCGGCGCCTCGATTCGAATGGCCGACGCGGCGGGCGAGCCGATCGACGTCGTCGTCCGCGGCATCACCAAGCGCGGCTCGGTCGGCGAGGAGCCGGTGATCGTGGTCGGCGAGGCCCTGGCCGCCAGGCTCGGCGGCACACCCCGCGTCGAGGCGATCTACGTCGTCGGCGGCGACCGGGCCGCCGTCGCGCAGGTGGTGGGCGAGGGGCAGCGGGTGGACACCCGGGCGGCGATCGCCGCGGAACCGTCCGACAGGAGCCTGGCGGCCGTGCTGCTGCCGTTCAGCATCCTGGCGCTGGCCACCTCCGTGTTCGTCGCCTCCGCCACCTACCGGGCCGTCTACGCGCAACGCCGGCGGCACACCGCGCTGCTGCGCTGCCTCGGCGCGCACCGCGGCCCGCTGGTGTGGGCGAACCTCCTCGAAGCGCTGGTCACCGGCGTGGTCGCGGGCCTGGTCGGCGCGGTGCTCGGCGGGTCGGTGGCCTGGCTGCTGGCCAGGCTGTTCGACGCCACCGGGCTGTCCTCGATCCTCGGCGCGGTCGAGTTGAGCCCGGCGCTGCTGCCCACCGTCGGCCAGACCGTGATCGGTGTCGTCACGGCGGCCACCCTCAGCGCGTTCGCCGCGGTCCGGCCCGCGCTGGCCGCCGCGCGCGTCTCGCCGCTTGCGGCACTGCGGACGTCCGAAGGCCAGACGCCCGACCGGGCCGTGGTGCGCCGTCGGCGGATCTTCGGCATCGTGCTCGTGGCGGCGGCGGGCGTCATGGGCGCGCTGGCCGTGCTCGCCCAAGGCTCGCTGGCGGCGATCTTCCTGGTCCTGTTCTCCGGCATCACCGCCGTGTTCGGCCTGTTCGGCGTGCTCGGGCCGGTCGTCGTGCCCGCGCTGGGCCGGATCTTCGGCTCGGTCGCGAGCCGCTTCGGGGGCGCGCAGTGGAAGCTCGCGGCGGCCGAGGTGCGGCGGGTGCCGCAGCGGTCCGCGTCGGTGGCGATGCCGCTGCTCCTGGCCGCCGCCATGGTCACGTTCTTCGCCGTCACGGTGGGTTCGGCACAGCGCATGGAGGACGAGTTCAGCAACGAGCCGCAGCCCGACGCGGTGGTGGCGGACTCGGGCGGGCGCGCCCTGGACGGCGGTGTCGGCGCGGCGGCCAACCGGCCCGAAGCGGCGACCACGGTCGTGGTGCACGGCGTCGAGGCCGACCAGACCGACGCCGAGGGCCACACGTTCCCGACGCAGGTCGTCGGTGCCGACCCCGAGCCCATGCGCGAGTGGCTGACCAGGCAGAACGTCGACGCCCGGGACTTCGGGCCGGGCACCGTCATGCTCGACGAGTGGTACGCCGAGCGGTTCGGCGCGCAGCTCGGCCGGCCGTTCACGGTCCCGGGGCTGCCCGGCGGCCCGCGCACGGCCACGTTCGTGGGCACGTTCACCGGCTCGATGCTGGACGACGCCGACGTGGTGCTGGCCGACCCGGACCTCGGGCCCGCGACGAAGGTGCTGGTGGCGTTCGCGCCGGGGGCGGACCCGGCCGCCTACCAGGCGGGCGTGCGGGCCGCGCTGGCCGACTCGCCCACCGTTCTGGTGAAGACCAAGGCGGAGACGAGCGCGCAGAACCAGCGCTACCTCGACCTGGGGATCGTGCTGCTGATGGTGCTGCTGGGGCTGTCCGTCGCGGTCGCCGTGACCGGCATCGGGACCGCGTTGACGATCTCCGTCCAGGAGCGCCGCAAGGAGCTGGCGCTGCGGCGCGCGCTGGGCGTCACCAAGGGCGGCCTGCAAGGCGGCGTGGTGGCCGAAGCGGTGCTGTTGTCGCTGGTCGGCGTGCTGGGCGGGGGTGTGTTCGGCCTCGTCTACGCCGAGCTGACGCTGGCCGCGGTCGGCGTGCTCGTGTGGCCGACGGCGGCCGTGGCGCCGCTGCTGGTCGGCGGCGCGGGCGTGGTGGTCCTGGCGGTGCTCGCCGCGTTCGGCCCGGCCCGCGGCGCGTCCCGGATCAGGCCCGCCGCCGGGCTCGCCGCCGGCTGA
- a CDS encoding ubiquitin-like protein Pup, with the protein MAQEQVQRQGGGDGDENGDGAAGAGQERREKLGEDVDAILDEIDDVLEENAEDFVRAYVQKGGE; encoded by the coding sequence ATGGCCCAGGAACAGGTTCAGCGCCAAGGCGGCGGTGACGGCGACGAGAACGGCGACGGCGCGGCCGGCGCCGGCCAGGAACGCCGCGAGAAGCTCGGCGAGGACGTCGACGCCATCCTCGACGAGATCGACGACGTGCTCGAGGAGAACGCCGAGGACTTCGTCCGCGCATACGTGCAAAAGGGCGGCGAGTAA
- a CDS encoding NUDIX hydrolase — protein MEHVVVVDPDGTPIGTATRARMREEGLWHLCAAIVVRSSDGTRLYVHRRTDTKDVYPGLYDPTCGGVVAAGETPDECAVRELAEELGVRAVPEFRFSTPFVDGTIRYVAHVYEVRSDGPFTHQPEEVAWGGWLGVDEVRALAEDPGWPAVPDGRALIREWLRWA, from the coding sequence GTGGAACACGTAGTGGTGGTGGACCCCGACGGCACGCCCATCGGCACGGCGACACGCGCACGGATGCGCGAGGAGGGGCTGTGGCACCTGTGCGCGGCGATCGTCGTGCGGTCCTCGGACGGGACGCGCCTGTACGTGCACCGGCGCACCGACACCAAGGACGTCTACCCCGGGCTGTACGACCCGACGTGCGGCGGGGTGGTCGCGGCGGGTGAGACGCCCGACGAGTGCGCGGTGCGGGAGCTCGCCGAGGAACTGGGCGTCCGGGCGGTGCCGGAGTTCCGGTTCAGCACGCCGTTCGTGGACGGAACCATCCGGTACGTCGCGCACGTTTACGAGGTGCGCAGCGACGGGCCGTTCACCCACCAGCCGGAAGAGGTGGCGTGGGGCGGCTGGCTGGGCGTGGACGAGGTGCGGGCGTTGGCGGAAGACCCCGGGTGGCCGGCTGTACCGGACGGCCGGGCCCTGATCCGGGAGTGGTTGCGGTGGGCATGA